The Patescibacteria group bacterium genome contains a region encoding:
- a CDS encoding ferredoxin, producing the protein MNKKNPPKIVISDACIGCGICATIASEVFEMDPASGKSQVRADTDLKNLKKAEEAAAACPVGAIEIEE; encoded by the coding sequence ATGAATAAGAAAAATCCCCCCAAAATCGTCATAAGTGATGCCTGCATCGGTTGCGGAATTTGTGCCACGATCGCCTCGGAAGTTTTCGAGATGGATCCAGCCAGCGGCAAAAGCCAAGTTCGCGCCGATACTGATTTGAAAAATTTAAAAAAAGCCGAGGAAGCCGCAGCAGCCTGCCCGGTCGGAGCAATCGAAATCGAGGAATAA
- a CDS encoding HD domain-containing phosphohydrolase translates to MRESPLATERNPEQLDLAGEIRALIQQFWHHVRVNILVNKFVAEQKNIKKQDLLSLRIACLFHDVGKIFVRGGLKMTLKTGKLTPEEFDQMKDHAVFSKNFLKTLRLSKSAEIAGNHHERWDGKGYPNGLAGNQIPLTAQSLVMGDVLDAMIACRPYNNVLTIDEAIAEFEKESGKQFNPELVETFCEFVEKNREMIELLLLKSGGGKPKKKLDRSRRNLGEPEPCAN, encoded by the coding sequence ATGAGAGAGTCTCCGCTTGCTACTGAGAGAAACCCTGAACAGCTGGACTTGGCTGGAGAAATTCGTGCTTTAATTCAACAATTTTGGCACCATGTTCGAGTCAATATTTTGGTAAATAAATTCGTAGCTGAGCAAAAAAATATCAAAAAGCAGGACTTATTAAGTCTTAGAATAGCTTGTCTCTTTCATGATGTCGGAAAAATTTTTGTCAGAGGCGGTCTGAAAATGACTTTAAAAACAGGCAAATTGACACCCGAAGAATTTGATCAAATGAAGGATCATGCCGTTTTTTCGAAAAATTTTCTTAAAACACTGAGACTTTCAAAATCTGCCGAGATTGCCGGCAATCACCATGAACGCTGGGACGGCAAGGGTTATCCTAATGGACTGGCTGGCAATCAAATACCACTCACCGCCCAAAGTTTAGTAATGGGTGATGTTCTCGATGCGATGATTGCTTGTCGACCCTACAATAATGTTCTCACAATCGACGAGGCAATCGCTGAATTTGAAAAAGAATCCGGGAAACAATTTAATCCTGAGCTCGTCGAAACTTTTTGTGAATTTGTTGAGAAAAATCGCGAGATGATTGAATTACTTTTGCTAAAATCCGGCGGTGGAAAACCCAAAAAAAAGCTCGACAGATCACGAAGAAATCTTGGCGAACCTGAACCCTGCGCAAATTGA